One window of Cryptosporangium minutisporangium genomic DNA carries:
- a CDS encoding peptidase M50, producing the protein MSTAALLDAQPRLRRDVLLGGAVLRGPGEIYRVKDLRSGRAFEVSGKEHFLLERLDGTRSLAAIGDDYAAVFGRRLGEAHWRQFVGLLAARELLVPGDEPHTATPEASEPSAPGIVVAAQRLVGFAITGGVLWPLLGMVVAMELYLALHLGELLDGGRWLLERPLLLIGVAGLVWFSAALHELGHGLAARHFGCPVTGISLLTLRCTVDSYLYLRSPLRQIVIAGSGALVNAALLLPIAVVWVVLPTSSEARPALAGLLLVGSAQAMLNLIPLAPLDGYKMLGHGLRVAHLTTESRRFVHLLLRRAVGRGPGAAAYRSKARLLYGLYALFGVVAATGAAVGVLLACRRLVTERFGSPGVVITIAVLSMTLAGWLARPADSRTRPTTPKEEIR; encoded by the coding sequence GTGAGCACCGCGGCCCTGCTCGACGCGCAGCCGCGGTTACGCCGCGACGTGCTGCTCGGCGGGGCGGTGCTGCGCGGACCCGGTGAGATCTACCGCGTCAAAGACCTGCGGAGCGGACGCGCGTTCGAGGTCAGCGGCAAGGAGCACTTCCTCCTCGAGCGGCTGGACGGTACCCGCAGCCTCGCCGCGATCGGCGACGACTACGCCGCCGTGTTCGGCCGCCGGCTCGGTGAGGCGCACTGGCGGCAATTCGTCGGGCTGCTCGCCGCCCGCGAGCTGCTCGTCCCGGGAGACGAGCCGCATACCGCGACGCCCGAGGCGAGCGAGCCGTCGGCGCCGGGGATCGTCGTGGCGGCGCAGCGGCTAGTCGGCTTCGCGATCACCGGCGGCGTCCTCTGGCCGCTGCTCGGGATGGTCGTGGCCATGGAGCTCTACCTCGCGCTGCACCTGGGCGAGCTGCTCGACGGCGGGCGGTGGCTGCTGGAGCGACCACTGCTGCTGATCGGCGTCGCCGGGCTCGTCTGGTTCAGCGCGGCACTGCACGAGCTGGGACACGGCCTCGCGGCCAGGCACTTCGGCTGCCCGGTGACGGGCATCAGCCTGCTGACGCTGCGCTGCACCGTCGACAGCTACCTCTACCTGCGCTCGCCGCTTCGGCAGATCGTCATCGCGGGGTCGGGCGCACTGGTCAACGCAGCGCTGCTGCTGCCCATCGCGGTCGTGTGGGTGGTGCTGCCGACGTCGTCCGAGGCCCGACCGGCGCTGGCCGGCCTGCTGCTCGTCGGCAGTGCCCAGGCGATGCTGAACCTGATCCCGCTGGCTCCGCTGGACGGGTACAAGATGCTCGGCCACGGCCTCCGGGTCGCGCATCTGACGACCGAGAGTCGCCGGTTCGTCCACCTACTGCTGCGTCGCGCGGTCGGGCGCGGCCCTGGTGCCGCCGCGTACCGGTCGAAGGCTCGGCTCCTCTACGGCCTGTACGCACTGTTCGGCGTCGTCGCGGCCACCGGCGCGGCGGTGGGAGTGCTGCTGGCCTGCCGCCGGCTGGTCACGGAGCGGTTCGGCTCACCCGGCGTCGTGATCACGATCGCGGTTCTCTCGATGACGCTGGCCGGCTGGCTGGCCCGCCCGGCGGACTCGCGCACCCGCCCTACCACCCCGAAGGAAGAGATCCGATGA
- a CDS encoding lantibiotic dehydratase C-terminal domain-containing protein, translated as MTLPAHAPSHPVSVAGDWQAIHIFYAANAQPLLVHCVRPLVRELTEDGLISGYFFINYWLEGPHVRLRLRPVSADATDEVRERSAAAIEAFLRRRPALYEMGGGFLSELYNTLFALEYPGGPPPDLVDADGQMLLRPNNSFSFRPYEPEYDKYGGPAGTALAEWHFQHSSDVVLNSMRSMNLHLRPILFGVSAQLMMVMAGCFLKDRAAVVAFLEKYLQFWHRAFAGTNFIGTGEYERQYGAMAAGVGRRFTHTLDALESGQTERLPMFLQGWAVHCRELSARVQDLASRGELVFGSWDGTGQERLTDPDAVAEKLLSPYLHMTNNRFHVTIRDEAYLAYLLGRSLSEPPARTDESP; from the coding sequence ATGACGCTCCCCGCACATGCCCCGTCCCACCCGGTGTCCGTCGCCGGTGACTGGCAGGCCATCCACATCTTCTACGCCGCGAACGCGCAGCCGTTGCTGGTCCACTGTGTGCGGCCACTGGTCCGTGAGCTCACCGAGGACGGGCTGATCTCCGGCTATTTCTTCATCAACTACTGGCTGGAAGGGCCGCACGTCCGGTTGCGACTCCGGCCGGTGTCGGCCGACGCCACTGACGAGGTTCGCGAGCGCAGCGCGGCGGCGATCGAGGCGTTCCTTCGTCGTCGCCCCGCGCTCTACGAGATGGGCGGCGGCTTCCTCAGCGAGCTGTACAACACGCTCTTCGCCCTGGAGTACCCGGGCGGCCCGCCGCCGGACCTGGTCGACGCGGACGGCCAGATGCTGCTGCGCCCGAACAACTCGTTCTCGTTCCGGCCGTACGAACCCGAGTACGACAAGTACGGCGGTCCGGCCGGCACGGCGCTCGCGGAGTGGCATTTCCAGCACTCCAGCGACGTCGTCCTGAACTCCATGCGCAGCATGAACCTGCACCTGCGACCGATCCTGTTCGGGGTGTCCGCGCAGCTGATGATGGTGATGGCCGGCTGCTTCCTGAAGGACCGGGCCGCGGTCGTCGCGTTCCTGGAGAAGTACCTGCAGTTCTGGCACCGGGCCTTCGCCGGAACCAACTTCATCGGCACCGGGGAGTACGAGCGCCAGTACGGCGCGATGGCCGCCGGCGTCGGGCGCCGGTTCACCCACACCCTCGACGCGCTGGAGAGCGGACAGACCGAGCGCCTGCCGATGTTCCTGCAGGGCTGGGCAGTGCACTGCCGAGAGCTGAGCGCCCGGGTGCAGGACCTCGCGAGCCGCGGCGAGCTGGTCTTCGGCTCGTGGGACGGTACCGGTCAGGAGCGCCTGACCGACCCGGACGCCGTCGCGGAGAAGCTGCTCTCGCCGTACCTGCACATGACCAACAACCGCTTCCACGTGACGATCCGGGACGAGGCCTACCTGGCCTACCTCCTCGGACGGTCGCTGAGCGAGCCGCCGGCCCGTACCGACGAGTCACCGTGA